In Marinobacter sp. M3C, the genomic stretch GCTGGCGGCCGTAATTTCCCGAATCACCGGCTTGGTATTGTCTGGCAGGCGTGGGTGCCAGATATTCAGGTTCAGCGAGCCGGGTATCTGAGCGTCGCCGAAGTCCAGCGCGATCGTTACCTCGCCCTGCTCATTGGTTTGGCCTATTGAACGGGTGTTAGCCACGACAATAAAAGCCTGCATATAGTCGTGAATATTACAGCCAAGCTCTACAATTCCGGGCTGGTCAAACAACACCGGCGCTTCGGGCCTATTAGCATAGAGCTCAAGATTGAAGGTTTTTGCCGGCGAAAAAGAATAGACGTGATGCTGGGTGTTGTCTTGATTGGGGAAGTCCACGCTAGAGCCTACAGGCAGAATCAACACGTGGGGATGAAACATTCGGTCTTTCTGAGACACTGCTGACCGCACAGGAGATGGCTTGCTGCCGTCATTCATATACACCACAGCGCCAGCGACCGGACCAGTGCCGTCAGCAAGCTGAACCCCGACCGTCAACTCATCTGCCAGTAAAGAAGCCGGCAGAAGGCAACAGGCTAGCAGCAAAACGGTTTGATTTTTCATTTTGGCTATGAACCTTCCGGTTGGGCAAAATCTTTCGATGGAGCAGAACCTGCCAGGCGGGGTCAGGTACGGCCAGGTTCGCCCATGAACTTGTATACCCGCAGATTAGCACGAGTTGCTTCCATATCGACAAGCTCACCAGTCTTTACCTTTAAAGTGGTAATGGCGGTCGGATTTCAGTGAAGCTTCAGCACACACGAAATCCCTCTTTGGCACTCAGTTGCGGACGGTATAACGGCCGGAGCCGAAGAAAAAAACCGCCGCCGCACTCATCAGAAAGAAAAACTGCAGTTCTAGCTGTAATCCGCCGTTGCTACTGAGCATCATTAATTGGTGGCTGTGCACCAAGGCCAGGGCCACCAACATGTTTGCGACAATCAGCAAGGCGCCTATGCGGGTATGAAAACCCAGAATAATCATCAGCGGGGCAAGAACTTCGCCAATAATCACGCCCCAGGCAAGGAACGCCGGAAGGTTGTGGCTGACTAACTGGGCTTCAATAAAGCCCACGCCATTCATCAGTTTATCCACGCCGTGAAACAGCAGCAGACCGCCCAGGGTGAGGCGGATAATCAGTTTTCCAAGATCGGTATTGGCAAGCATGGTTTTGGTCCCGAGGCAGGTAAAAAACAGCGCACAGCTTAACCGCTTCGGCGTCAGGCGCAAGCTAGTGAATGTCATATAACAAATGTTAAAGGTAGCAGAGGCTAGCGCCGGCGACGATTGCCCAGAGTAAAGCGGATGTGATTACGCACTAGCAGGTTTTCCCAATACTGTCGCATTGAGTCCCAGGCCGCGTTGTTGGCCTGTGCCACAAACGGGTCCAAGTTAAGATCATAGTAGTCCGGGCTGCCCGCAATCTGCCGCACGGTGATGGCTACGGCATCGTCCAACTCATTGGCGAACGGCTCACCAATGAGTTCGTGTACCAGCAGATTAGCCCGCGTGGCCTCCAGATCCACCAGTTGGCTGCGGCGGAAACTGTGGTTGTTGTCGTACATGTCTTCCATCAGGCGGTGGCACAGATAGGCGCTGATTAAAAGCCCGTCAAGGCCTATATAGTGGCTAAGAAGCACCGACGGGTTGGTGAAAAAACGGACGGCAGCGTCTAGAAAGGGCGTGAATAGCCCTTCGTGGCCGGCGTCGCGGGCACAGGTGTCAACCGCGTGAATCAGCCGCGGGGCCGTTTCGATGTATTCCACCGAAAACTGGAACAGACAGCTAGCCGGTGCTCGACTGTTAAAGCTGATGCACGTTGGTAGCGCCTGGGCACGCAGCTGCAGGTGGCGCAAAAAAGCGCCTGAGCGGGCTTCCCTGCACCTTGCAGTGTCAATGATGTCCAGGACTGCTTTCGGAGTCATGTGTACGGTTGCCGGTGTCGATACGTAAAAGGATCGCAAGGCGCCTCCCGTTCATGTCACGGGTATATGGGTTGTGTAGGCAAATGGCCTGGTTAGGCGCACGGTGAAGCCTGTGATGTGAATAAAGTGTAGACGACTATTTCAGCCTTGCCGGCCAGGGCGTCAACAATTTAATCTGGCTGCGGGCAGCTGTTATGGGCCTTCGTTACTACGAAACCAGCGCCCCTGACGATTAAAATGCAGGTATACCAATCCCATACTCAAAGCTCGTGCCAGCATCAGGCTGATCATCGCAAACCACAACCCGTGATTCCCCCAGCCGGTGGTCAGCCACCACACTGGCAAATACACGCCCAGGGCGGCAAACAGCATGGTGTTCTGCATGGCTCGGGTTTGGGTGGCACCAATGAAAACGCCGTCAAATAGAAACCCCCACACCGCGGTGAAAGGCAGCAGCCACACCCAGGGCAGATACTGCCAGGCGTTAATTTGCACGGCTTCGATGTTGGTTAATAATCCGATCAACGCCTGCCCGCCCAGCACAAAAAGCGCTGTCAGGAGTAAGGCTCCCCAAATCGACCAGCGCAGGGCAGTGTCGAATACCCGCTTGAACTGGCGCCGGTTGCCACGGCCGACGGCCTCGCCGATCAGAGCTTCAGCGGCATTTGCAAAGCCATCCAGAGCGTTGGAAATAACCAGCAGAAAAGTAAACAGTACCGCGTTGGCGGCCAGAATAGCGTCGCCCTGGCGCGCGCCTTGAGCGGTAAAAAAGGCAAACGCCAGCAGCAAGGCGATGGTGCGCACCATAATAAAACGGTTTACCTGAAGTATGCGCCGGTAGTCTGCAAGAGTGCCGATCAGCGCGCGCGTCATGCGCTGGCCTTCGGGCATGCGCCGTAACACAATCGCCAAACCAATCAGCGCCGCGCCGTATTCCGCGATCACCGTAGCCATGGCGACACCGCGGCTGTTCCAGCCGAACCCGGTCACAAACAGCACATCTAGCACCAGATTCACGCCATTGGCCACCACCAGCATGATCATTGGG encodes the following:
- a CDS encoding methylamine utilization protein, encoding MKNQTVLLLACCLLPASLLADELTVGVQLADGTGPVAGAVVYMNDGSKPSPVRSAVSQKDRMFHPHVLILPVGSSVDFPNQDNTQHHVYSFSPAKTFNLELYANRPEAPVLFDQPGIVELGCNIHDYMQAFIVVANTRSIGQTNEQGEVTIALDFGDAQIPGSLNLNIWHPRLPDNTKPVIREITAASLTSAGIETVSIELTPEPSLEGPMNNLQKRFQNL
- a CDS encoding DoxX family protein, which encodes MLANTDLGKLIIRLTLGGLLLFHGVDKLMNGVGFIEAQLVSHNLPAFLAWGVIIGEVLAPLMIILGFHTRIGALLIVANMLVALALVHSHQLMMLSSNGGLQLELQFFFLMSAAAVFFFGSGRYTVRN
- a CDS encoding MATE family efflux transporter; this translates as MTPLYRLTRLDRRLWALAWPLMLTNLTVPMLGLVDTAVLGHLPDPQYLGAVAVGANLFSILYWTFGFMRMGTTGLAAQAWGKRDEHGQVALLVRSLLLAVTIGLVLITFQQPLIHTGLALMNPSAGVLELASEYAAIRIWSAPAVLCQYTLVGWLIGTQYSRGPMIMLVVANGVNLVLDVLFVTGFGWNSRGVAMATVIAEYGAALIGLAIVLRRMPEGQRMTRALIGTLADYRRILQVNRFIMVRTIALLLAFAFFTAQGARQGDAILAANAVLFTFLLVISNALDGFANAAEALIGEAVGRGNRRQFKRVFDTALRWSIWGALLLTALFVLGGQALIGLLTNIEAVQINAWQYLPWVWLLPFTAVWGFLFDGVFIGATQTRAMQNTMLFAALGVYLPVWWLTTGWGNHGLWFAMISLMLARALSMGLVYLHFNRQGRWFRSNEGP